The DNA sequence atttgtattgagacttggaaatattttaggtgttgttgcgtcaaaaatttttttttgtgtacgatgcttagatatatctgtatagcctgcctagcctagcctgcctagtcttatctttacttttgaaacttgtaggaaaaggaaaaataactatgtatcacataaatgctttattgtatgtatatatatatatatatatatatatatatatatatatatatatatatacatatatatattttaatgatatatgtgggtaaataaagatgtaaataaaacaatattggattgatactataaattttatttgttttgaaacaagttaTTTATCTGATCAAAAATATACACTCTACTgttataatgtatatttttcttaacCTGTCGATAATAGTCCCTCGTCACAGAATCCATGTAACTCGCTGTCACCAAGTTATCATGATGTGAAGAATGACCCCGTAATATTTGGGAATCGTACCGGTCCTTGTACCTGACCACTTCATTGGATACGATTCCATCCCTGATCTTCTGGAGGGATTCGCGGTTCTTTGGAATTACATGGTCTAAAGGctgaaatcaaaacataaaaataattaattaagaaatatttgttttataaatactACTACCTTTGTGTGTTATGATTTAGGCATGGTTTCGAAACAATACAAGTCAGGTAATATGGCTCCATGCATCTctaaagaagtttgacaaaaacaaaagaattttttacagttttcacACCATAACGTTCCATACATTTTGATGATAGAAGTAGTAGGTTGGGTGTAtggtattatttttcttcttgtattcgattgtaattttataaatcttttttggtCGGTAAAAACTTTTTCCCATGACAATTTACttttctaaagaaaaaaaaacagctttaattaccgatatattttttaagttatatgtGAAATAACTTACCACACTATAGAGGACCCATTTTAATTTGTAGATTAATCGGTTAAAGAAAACCTGATGTACAAAAAtagaaagataatttaaaaaacaaacttttatttattaccaaaataataaataaagaataaggaacttttttattatcaaacgtATTTAAGAATTATTTATCATTGAAACCCCATGGTAAAGTGTCAGTGCTTaaaaaattaaccattcttttatcATCATATGGACTAAGTGCAACTTTTCTTTGAGTTATTGTATAGACGTCATGTTTTTTGGAGACAATAGAATTTTGGGAAACCTCtacaattgtttttttaaataaacttttataataaTCTTCATAAGTTAGTTCCTTTAAAGCTGATTTCTTAAttccttttgcttttttaatttcctgatcctgatttaaagtttttatcgtGTACATTTTTGAGCGCAATCCTATAAAATGTGTcataatttgacctttgttttcatctttcatcaagcccaatacttttttatttcttaaaggaATGTTATAGACATTATTTCTAGTGTACTCTGATGTGTCAAACTTATGAATATCCTCTTTAATATGAGCATATATATCATCAACATAAAACTGATATATTAAACTATCTGTGTCAGTGTATAATAACTTGGCTTtatcttgaaatttttttttaatataattataatggaAGTCATACAAAATTGTTTTCGAAATATCTAAAATACACATCCCAATGTAAATaggtttgttaaaattaattttctgtttttgcaTTTCAATTATTACCATATTTTCATCAAATATGGTACAACTATGAAAATTCGGTTGGGAAATGTAATAGTTAGCACCGTATTTACCACccagtttgtttacaatttttatatcctTATATTTACGTACATTCTCTATACTTTTGCCATACGGAGCGTTTATAAAaagtttgaataaattttttcaaattcatttttgctctcctttctcaattcaatgtttaagtcaatatatttctttaaccaaggtgattgtttaaattttaggcaTCGATGAATCTTAGCAAGCTTCAGTCCCAAGCTAATAACTTgttttaaatacatataatgaATAACATACTTCTTTTTATCATACAATGTCGTTAAGAGTTTTTTAATGGTAGAATTAGAAGTCGGTGGAGTTATGTGTTCTGGACACAATGGCAAATCTTTGTGTGAATTAAAAAGTTCTTTTggatattaaaaaaagtataaataatggttttaatttacaACTGTAGCAAATTTAATCCAGGTGTGGACAGTGTATATAATATTAAGAGTGTTGATAAAAACATTAGTGACAAGCAGACTCTCAAACCGTTGACAACAGAAAACAAAGTCTTTTTAACCTCACtaggatttaaaataaaacacaacaacTACGACGACGACAATGACagggaaaaagaaaagaaatacttggtgtagaataaagttttttattaatactagaaTACTTGGGATTTTCTTGAGGTGTACTTGTAAGAAGAGGGAATATGAGTTTTAACATGTTAAATATTGGAGAGTCGGGAAATGCACAGTCATTTACCCTATGCCAATGCAACTTTTAATCATTGTGATGAAATAAGAATACCAATTCAGACTCAAGATATATACACCCTACCTTCTAAGAGTTATCTGTATATTGAAGGACGTTTAACGAATGATGGGAAAGAAAGCAATACTTTGCGCTTTATTAATAATGGTTTGATGCATTTATTTGATGAAATACGATATGAAATTAGAGGCTGTGTAATAGATAGAGTAAGAAATTTAGGTATAACAACGACAATGAAAAACTATGCTTCGTTCACACAAACTGAATCTAATCGATACAACTGTATAGGTTGGAGTACTGACACACCAACAGTTGCTGATAGAGTaggaaattttaatgtttgtattccaCTCAAACTTGTACTTgaattttttgaagattttacaaaaattcttatTAACATACGCCAAGAACTCGTATTGATAAGAAGTTCAACTGATTTAAATGCAGTAATGTCTACAGTAGAAACTGAACTGAAACCAaaagtggaaatatttaaattaatatggaaAATGCCTCATATTCAAGTGTCCGATTCAGAAAAGTTacgtttatataaatttattaaaaatgggtCCAGTTTGGAGCTTGCATATAGAAGCTGGGAATATCATGAAATTCCTCTACTGCCTCAGACAATGAAATTTAACTGGAATGTAAAAACTACCAGTCTATTATAGAGACCACGATTTGTTTTGTTTGCATTacaaactgccaaaaagaatgcaaTAAAAGAAGAGAACAGCTATTTTGATCACTGTAATCTTACAAACTTAAAGCTATTTCTAAATTCTGAAATGTACCCGTATGACAATTTGAACTTGAACTTTAGTAAAAGACATTATGCCCTTGCATATGAAATGTATGCACAATTTCAACCGTCGTACTATTACAAATCCATAGGAGATCCATGCCTTACTATGTTACAATTCTGTGCTGTTGCTCCGATATTTGTTATTGATTGCAGCAGACAAAATGAATCAATTAAATCAGGAAGTGTCGATATGAGAATAGAAATAGAAACTTCTAAGAATATACCAGCTAACACAACTGCTTATTGTATAATTATACATGACCGTATTGTTAATTATAATCCTCTAACCAATGTAGTTCAAATGTTTTAACTGTAGTTCATCTAATGAAGCAAATCTGTACTTTGggtttttaagtataaataaaaagttaaaaaaaaagtttactcttatttaacaccctgtacacaataaatattttcataaccTTGTTGATGTTAAAGATAAGTGTCTAATTGGGGGCTAGACTAGTACCAAATCTGCTTGAaagctgttcgagacctgttcaaagctgatcaggacctgttcgagacctgttcaaagctgatcaggacctgttcgagacctgttcaagacctgttcaagacctgttcaaagctgatcaggacctgttcaagacctgttcgagacctgttcaaagctgatcaggacctgttcaagacctgttcaagacctgttcaaagctgatcaggacctgttcaagacctgttcgagacctgttcaagacctgttcaagacctgttcgagacctgttcaaagctgatcaggacctgttcgagacctgttcaaacctgttcaagacctgttcgagacctgttcaaagctgatcaggacctgttcaagacctgttcaagacctgttcaaagctgatcaggacctgttcaagacctgttcgagacctgttcaaagctgatcaggacctgttcaagacctgttcaaagctgatcaggacctgttcgagacctgttcaagacctgttcaaagctgatcaggacctgttcaagaccagttcgagacctgttcaaagctgatcaggacctgttcgagacctgttcaagacctgttcaagacctgttcgagacctgttcaaagctgatcaggacctgttcgagacctgttcaagacctgttcgagacctgttcaagacctgttcaagacctgttcaagacctgttcaaagctgatcaggacctgttcaagacctgttcaagacctgttcagaAGTTAAGCGAATACATACATTTTACGATAaataaagatttgaaaagacaacttataactaaacggagaaacatccaaagtaaattaagacaattaaaacaaggataaataatccaagaagatttatttaatccaattacaaaacacttgaaaaatatcGAGAACAAGTTAAATAAGTAGAAAGGTATGCGCTTCAccccactttgacctttgacccctgACGTCACAAGCACCGTCCGCTCACTGGTCACGTCCCGCGATGACGTCATGAACGCTAGCCCGCGCCCCGTCATGACGCCCAGCCTACTAGGTCAATCGGTCATTTGGTAGGCGTCAATaggtataaaaaaagtatttatcaaAGGTGTAACGGTCATTTGTCATGGTTAGAACGGGATATACGAAGCAATGTGTCGATATAAAGTGTAAATACAAACCGCAGAGAATAACGCAAAAGCGAATAGTAATGTCAAGGTTGTCGATATGGGTATTgcaaacatatatttttatttaaacttgtgTGTTAAAGAAATCCGCAAACTCAAAGTGCGATaaagagaaactatttttaatcgagtatttaaaatatgaaaaattacgaATGTATTTACAAATTAGCAATGATTACAGATATCACCGATGCAGAAAGccgcaaaatattatttttattaaaatgcaaatAGCAGAAAAATTGATAAAGTTGTAAGCAGGTTGCGATATCGCCAAAACCGCAAACTGTTATCTAGGTGTAGAACAACAGCGAAGACTTCATcgtttcattttaaataatatttttcaaagaaatgtgtgttaaatatAAAAAGCCGCAAACATAAAGTACGATaaagagaaactatttttaacaaaaacagtttttaGTTGTAAGGAATTATGTTTTGAATCGAGTATCTAATTCGGTTATttacaaattagtaaagattaGGTTAAATATCAGTGTTGCAGAAGACCGCAAAAGTTCTGTGGTATCGTAAGCGTAATataaacaaatagttcataaTAACCCAATGCACATATTCGGAATGCAATAAATATTTATGAAAAGTAGAAAATTATAGGTGACATGTTATTTAATAAAGAGTTCAAAATAAATAGTAATAACTAAAGTAAATATACTTAATGGTAAAAACTTACGATCTATGCATACGTGTGTATGTTTAAAAAATTCAGCCACAACGCCAATGGGTCCAGTAACAGGTCATgctcttttaaaattttcaaacacagCGCAAGGAAACCATTAGTGACAGGCGATTCACACCTTTCCATGCCTAAAACTGAAGCGTCTTGTGAGCAAGACTCAGTATGTATATTCCaagcaaaataatattttctCAAAAAAGGAATTCCAAGAAAGAGGCGATAGATTTActatataatttctttattattattattatacgcTGCACACATTAGTCATATAGGAAAACACATAATAGACCCTAACCGTCAAATATTACTGAAAAAAATATACACGACAGGAAGGCGGGAAAAAGGAGCAGTGGTTAAGGAACAGATAAATAGGTATTCCCACCAACCACCCGTGCCAGTTAAACCGACACTACAACATCTCGTACAAAATAGGTTAAATATAGGATcaaaaacaattaacaaaaaaccggtataagaatcaaatttaaaattcgaTGATTATACTTAGTAATGGCACAGCTGAAAGTAAAAAACCATTGAAAACCCTCTCACAAATACCAAATATGTTTGTCTGCTTTACAGGActgtttaaacaaaacaaaatctattTCCCTAACAACCACGATCGTTTTTTCataaaaagatattaaaatataAGGCATTGTCCCACTTAGGGAGAACGCGTAGCACTTTGGCTAGTTTGCAAAACTGAACGCAGGATGGCAATACAAAAAAATCATACAACCAAGCCCTTAAGCTAAAGACGGTCCTGAAAACACCAAGGTACAAAAAGCCCTCTTCAAAGGTAGATAAAAACATTAAGAAACCAACTAAAAGGTGAGCAGAAGAAGGAGGGTGGCTTCATGCCTACTACGCAGACTGCAAAgcatagaatacaatgagatgtCGAGAGAAACTAActtaaaaattagtaaaattattataagaataCGTCAGGTTGGGTTAAGGAAAAGGAAACAGGTCCAGGAAATGGATCATGGGTATACCCGCCATCCAACCCGTGCCAGATAAACCGacactacaacatctcgttcagtATAGGGTAAAGTAAGTGGTTCTAAAAACAGGACATAAAACGCTAACACACGCCTTGGTTTTAACAAAGATACATagagtattaaaattcattttcaATATTGATTAAACAGcgatacaaaaaaaaagaatacgaCAGGTAGGCTCTAAAGCAGAATGACATTTCAATAAACTTATATTACCTAAAAAAAGATAAACATTTTACGACCCTCCCAACTTatttgacaaaagaaaagaaGGATCAACATATTAACTTATTATTAATACAAGATAAATACGATTATGCACAAGGTTGTATTAGATATCCTTACGTTTGGATAAAAAATTTATCCCGTCTCCTTTCTAAGCAGCTtagcaaagaaaagaaaacaaaatatttctgtAATGCTTGTCTTCACTATTTTAGAACtgatgaaaaattaaatattcataagGCATGCTGCAAAGGGCGATCAAATCATATACGCGATAGATGCCTACAACCATTTTCATCATCTACTCAGCTTGAAGCCCACACCAAGGAttgcataaaaattaataaaacagccATTAAAATGCCTGAGAAAAGTAAAAACAttcttagatttaaaaattacatgaACAAGATTAATCCCACTATTTGTGGGTAATGGCCGGTTTCTcgatattttgaattatttcccGACGCCTTTGTATGGTTTCCGAAAACATTTGGCTTAAAAGAGTTGAAGAAGGGGTATTTTCCTCACTTTTTCAACACTCCTGAAAATACTCACTACGAAGGCTGCTTATCAGATATTGCGTATTATGGACCCAACACAATGAAACCAAAACAACGTACAGCTTTCCTCGAATGGTATGATGAgcataaaaatgataaatttcatTTTCAACAAGAATTATACGCTTACTGTGACTCAGATGCTCACTCGACGCGACTGACAGAAGCTGAAAGGCCTAAAAATGAATCGAAAGCACAGCTAAAGACAGCAAAAGTACTGCTGAAGAACCTGAAAACACCAAGCTAAAAAAAAAGCCGCCCTCAAACGCAGAGAAAAAGCTGACCAATCCGTAAAAAGGTAAAAGGCGTACCTTCTCCGACAGACTATGGAAATCTAGAGTAACGGTGGCCAAACAGCGAGTTCTTCTTCTAAATTCAACTCTAACAAAACCTTGAAAGCATCACTTGAAATGGTGATGAATGGATATGAATATGCAACTACAAAAACTATTAGATATACTACAGCCATAAAACCTTATAAATAACATCAAAAAACAACACGACAGTATGGTAAGGAGAAAGGAGCAGTGGTAAAGGAAACAGGAAAACAGGTATTCCCACCAACCACCCGTGCCAGTTAAACCGACACTGCAACATCTCGTACAAAAAATAGGTAAAATAGGGTAACAAATATCCAGCAAAATAAGTGTACAATTTCTGTATAGACGCTAAAACAAAAGGCATCGCTAAAGGTCAAATATTTCGTACAATGATATTTAAAGAATACCCGCCACAAAAATAGTTATAAACATGAAAACAGGGCTACATATTAGA is a window from the Diabrotica undecimpunctata isolate CICGRU chromosome 10, icDiaUnde3, whole genome shotgun sequence genome containing:
- the LOC140452261 gene encoding uncharacterized protein, with product MHSHLPYANATFNHCDEIRIPIQTQDIYTLPSKSYLYIEGRLTNDGKESNTLRFINNGLMHLFDEIRYEIRGCVIDRVRNLGITTTMKNYASFTQTESNRYNCIGWSTDTPTVADRVGNFNVCIPLKLVLEFFEDFTKILINIRQELVLIRSSTDLNAVMSTVETELKPKVEIFKLIWKMPHIQVSDSEKLRLYKFIKNGSSLELAYRSWEYHEIPLLPQTMKFNWNVKTTSLL